A DNA window from Methanobrevibacter ruminantium contains the following coding sequences:
- a CDS encoding MATE family efflux transporter produces MSENVEKNDNIKMITGDPKRAIRKLSVPMMISMLLIMMYNIADSIWVAGLGADALAAIGFITPLFTILVGLGNGIGAGANSLIARYIGANDFSEANNAGLHAILLSIIVSAIFTFIMIGAMVPILELMGAGDSIQYALDYGYIIFGFLFIFVFSGVESAIFRSEGDMRRATIAIAVTAILNIILDPIFIYYLNFGITGAAWATIISCTISVLVMSYWIWGKKDLFLDLSPKNFHYSTKIILDSLQVAIPSTLENVIFSALAIIINSMLVIVAGTSAVAVYTASMRIVQLTMIPLIGIGTAVLTVTGVAYGAHNYENLKTGHSYSIKIGFAISIALGAIMVLFSNQIAGAFSYTSASAALAPQIATAISVLSLFVLAIPHGIMSSMMFQGVGKGIYSFIITVLRSLIAETVFAYIFCFIFGWGLIGIYAGVVFGCFVGGTVGYIWAKFFIHKFKGICEDRYGSIETQ; encoded by the coding sequence ATGTCAGAAAATGTAGAAAAGAATGATAATATTAAAATGATTACTGGGGACCCTAAAAGGGCTATAAGAAAGCTAAGTGTCCCCATGATGATCTCAATGCTTTTAATCATGATGTATAACATAGCAGACAGCATATGGGTTGCAGGCCTTGGTGCAGACGCATTGGCAGCAATAGGATTTATTACTCCTCTATTCACCATACTTGTAGGACTTGGAAACGGTATAGGGGCCGGTGCCAATTCACTCATTGCACGTTACATTGGTGCAAATGACTTTTCCGAGGCAAACAATGCAGGCCTTCATGCAATTTTACTGTCAATTATTGTAAGTGCAATATTCACATTCATCATGATTGGTGCAATGGTGCCTATTCTCGAACTTATGGGAGCAGGAGATTCAATTCAATATGCTCTTGATTATGGGTACATCATATTCGGATTCCTTTTCATATTCGTTTTTTCTGGAGTGGAATCTGCAATATTCCGGTCCGAAGGGGATATGAGAAGAGCAACCATAGCAATTGCTGTAACAGCCATATTAAATATAATATTGGATCCAATATTCATTTACTATCTGAATTTTGGAATAACCGGAGCTGCATGGGCAACCATAATATCATGTACAATATCAGTATTAGTTATGAGTTATTGGATATGGGGTAAAAAAGATTTATTCCTTGATTTAAGCCCTAAAAACTTTCATTATAGCACTAAAATTATTTTAGACTCCCTTCAGGTAGCAATTCCATCCACACTTGAAAACGTGATCTTTTCAGCTCTTGCAATAATAATCAATTCCATGCTCGTGATTGTAGCAGGAACAAGTGCTGTGGCAGTTTATACAGCATCCATGAGAATTGTGCAACTAACCATGATTCCATTGATAGGTATTGGTACAGCTGTGCTTACAGTAACTGGAGTGGCTTATGGTGCCCACAATTATGAAAACCTAAAGACAGGACATAGCTACTCAATAAAAATAGGATTTGCCATATCAATTGCACTTGGGGCTATCATGGTATTATTCTCCAATCAAATAGCAGGGGCTTTCAGTTACACATCTGCAAGTGCGGCCCTTGCACCACAGATAGCAACTGCAATAAGCGTTTTAAGCCTATTTGTGCTTGCCATTCCTCACGGTATAATGTCTTCAATGATGTTTCAAGGAGTGGGAAAAGGAATATACTCCTTTATCATTACCGTGCTTAGGTCACTTATAGCCGAAACTGTATTCGCTTACATATTCTGTTTCATATTTGGATGGGGGCTAAT
- a CDS encoding MarR family winged helix-turn-helix transcriptional regulator, which produces MSLEKFKEKNALEFPLGKLITIIARGHIFYLNHRLEDLNINASQLHTLFEIKCSNGINQDEIAKRCNVDKGSVARSLRKLEDKELIVKEIDENNRRQNKISLTSKGEYVIEESLKILDDWENEIFKEVDDEEKRVLQEFLKDTAIKTISLNMEIKNSK; this is translated from the coding sequence ATGTCTTTGGAAAAATTTAAAGAAAAGAATGCGTTGGAATTTCCACTTGGAAAGCTCATTACAATAATTGCAAGAGGCCATATCTTTTATTTGAATCACCGCCTAGAAGATTTGAACATAAACGCTTCACAATTACATACACTATTTGAAATAAAATGCTCCAACGGAATAAACCAAGACGAAATAGCTAAAAGATGCAATGTCGATAAAGGTTCCGTAGCAAGATCCTTAAGAAAATTAGAAGACAAGGAACTTATTGTAAAGGAAATTGATGAAAACAACAGACGTCAAAATAAAATTTCTTTAACCTCAAAAGGAGAATATGTGATTGAAGAATCATTGAAAATTCTAGATGATTGGGAAAATGAGATATTCAAGGAAGTGGATGATGAAGAAAAAAGGGTATTGCAAGAGTTTTTGAAGGATACTGCTATAAAAACAATATCTTTGAATATGGAAATAAAAAACAGCAAGTAA